In the genome of Cryptosporangium minutisporangium, the window CGGAGGTCGGCGAGCGGCTTGGTACCCGCGATCGCGCGCGCGATCCGAACACCCTCGATCAGCGTCTCGACGTCGTCCGGGTCGGCGAGGTAGTTCGGGTCCAGGCGGGGCGGGTCGCCGGGGGCCGGAGAGCGCAGCGTGAGCGTGCCCCGGCTGCGCGGTCGGGTCACCGCCGGACCGATCGTGAAACCACCGCCGAGCGCGTCGGCGTGGTTGAGGTTCTCCATCGGGGCGAACGAGAGCTGGATGTCCGGCGCGGGCAGTCCCGGGCGGCTCGCGACAAAGCCGCCGGCCTCGCCCAGGTTGGACTCGCGCGCCAGCGGCACCGTCTCCCGCGTCCGGTAGGAGACCGAGACCTGCACGTGGTCGTGCAGGTTCGCGCCGACGCCCGGCAGGTCGTACAACGGTGTCACCCCGCACGAACGGAGCTGCGCGGCCGGCCCGATCCCGGAGAGCAGGAGCAGCTGCGGGCTGGCGACCGTACCGGCGGTGAGCACGATCTCGCGGGCTGCGCGGTACGTGCGGCCACCGCTGACCACTCCGACGGCCCAGCCGCTCTCGACGACGATCCGCTCCACCGGCGAGTCGGGCACCACCGTGAGGTTGCCGCCGGCCAGCGCCGGACGGAGGTACCCCTCGACCGTGTGGTGGCGGCTCGGTCCGCGGCGGGTGATCCGGTACAGGCCGATGCCCTCCTGGCTCCCCACGTTGAAGTCCGGGTTGGCCGGGAACCCGGCGGCGGTCGCCGCCTCGACGAACGCCAGCGCGTACGGGTGCGGCCGGTGCTGTGGCTCGACGCTCACCCGTCCCGACGCCGCCAGCGCGCGAAACCGCTCGCCCATGGCGTCCGCACCCCAGGAGGGCCCGCCGTAGCGGGCCCACGCCTCGAAGTCGGACGCCGCACCACGGATCCACACCAGCGCGTTGATCGCGCCGGAGCCCCCGACCAGCCGACCGCGCGGCCAGGACAGGACCCGGCCACCGAGGTGGCGCTGCGGTTCGGTGCGGTAGCGCCAGTCGTAGTCGGAGTCGAGCAGCCAGGGCCAGCCGCTCGGCCGGGTGATCCGGTCGTCCTCGACCCACGGCCCCGCCTCCAGGACGAGAACTCGCGCGTCCTCGGCGAGCCGGGCAGCGACGACGCACCCGGCGAGCCCCGCGCCGACCACCACGTAGTCGTACTCGGCTTCAGCTCGATCAACTCGCAAGGAAGCCTCCGTCGACCGCGACGACCTGGCCGTTGACGTAGCTCGCGGCGGACGAGAACAGCCAGAGCGCGACGCCGGCGACCTCGTCGACCCGGCCCACCCGCCCGGCCGGGATCAGCGCTTTCCAGGCCGTGGCCCCGCCGACCGTGCGCTCGGACTCGGCGAGCATCGCGGTCTCGATCGGGCCGGGCGCCACACCGTTGACGCGGATGCCGTGCGCCGCCTCCTCCATCGCGGCCACCCGGGTGAGCGCCACCGCGGCGTGCTTGGACGCGATGTACGCGGCGACGCCTCCGAACACCGCACGGAAGCCGTGCACCGACGTGTTGTTGACGATCCCGCCGTGGCCCTGCTTGCGCATCTGCGCGATCTCGTACTTCAGGCACAGCCAGAGTCCGCGCGAGTTGACCGCGAACGTGGCGTCGAACGCCTCTTCGGTGAGGTCGGCGACGCCACCGCCGTGCGCAGCGCCCGCGTTGTTGAACGCGAAGTCCAGGCTGCCGTAGCCGGCCACCGTCGCCTCGACGAGCGCGCGGACGTCGTTTCCGTCGGTGATGTCGGCGCGGTGGAACCGGGCTTCTCCCCCGGCGTCGCGGATCGCGGCGGCCGCGGCCTCACCCCGCTCGGCGTCCCTGGCGGCGATCACCACGCGCATCCCCGCTGCGGCGAACACCTCGGCGGCCCCCTGGCCGATGCCGGTGCTGCCGCCGGTGACGAGTACGACTCGCCCATCCAGGCCCGGTACCGGGGCGCTCATCGCGCACCGACCGGGGCGAGCTCCGCCATCGCGGCGGCGGCGGCATCGAGCTCGGCCGGCGTGACGTCGTTGAGGAACCGCGCGGAGCCGATGCCGGCCATCACCGGCAGGTTCTGGTCGCCGTTGCGGTGCCGGACGGTGTCGGCGAGCGCCTCGCCGAGCGCGTCCGCGTCGCAGAACAGCGGATGCCAGACCGGGAGGCCGAGCGACCGGGCGCACGCCACGACCCGGTGGACTTCGTCGCTCCGCAGCAGGCCGCGGTGCGCGGCGAGGAACGCGGAGAACACGCAGTCGAGCGTGACCGCTTCACCGTGGTAGAGGTCGGGCAGCGCCCGCATCTCCAGCAGCGGCGAGAACGAGTGCCCGTAGTCGACACTGCGTTCGAGTTGTTTTTCCCATAAATTTGGCTGCAGTTCCTCGACCATTCCCTGGATCGCCCGGCCGATCACCTCGTCCGCCGGATTTGCGCCCGTCCAGAGGGGCGGTCCACCGCTGGCAGCCGTCCCACCGGGCGGCGCGGCATCCTGGAATTTGCCCTCGATCAGCTCGGCGCCGTACCGCTCCAGCAGCCCGAACAACCTCGCGTCCTTGATCAGCGCCATCTTGAAGATCTCGCCCATTCCGTTGCGGAGCTGACGCGTCGGGAGGGTGGCGAGAAAACTCCGGTCGATCAACGTCCGGAGCGGTGGCGAGTACGAACCGAGCCGGTTACGAAATCCCTCGAAATTCACCCCGGTCTTCGCCGCGACGCTCACGTCGACCAGGCCGAGCAACGTCGTCGGCACCCGGATGTAGGGAATGCCGCGCCGGTACAGGCTGGCCGCGAGGCCGACGATGTCGAGCATGACGCCGCCCCCGATCGCGATCGGGGGGTTGCGCACCCGGAACGCCTTGGCTTCGTTCATCGCGCTGGCCACCGAGAGCACCAGGTCGATCGTCTTCTGCTCCTCCGCGCTCGGGAGCGAGACCAGGTGGTACGGCACCCGGTGGTACTCCAGGTACGCCCGGAGCCGGTCGCCGTACAGCCGGTCGATCGTGGTGTCGACCAGCACCAGCTGGGTGTCGCTCGGGTCCGATCGATCCACCGAACCGAGCAGAGCCACATTGTCCACCGACAACAGATCGACACTTTCCACGATCTCGTAATGCACTCCGAGCTCGGCCCGGACTTCCCATTTCGCCGACGGACTCGTCACCTCATGGCCTTTCTCGTCCGGCACCTACTGGCGAGTAGACCGTATGCAGATGACAGCGAGTGGTCAATATCCGAATTTCTGAATCGAGGCAAATTCCTGGCCATAACTTTTCTTTCCGGAGCCGTCAAGCCGCTTGTGAATAATTACAATCAGGCTGGGCCTGTTATCACCGCACGACAATTTTCGAGCAAGTCTTTCATCACCTTGCCATTGGCGGATGGCGGATACTTCCCTTGTCCGTTCGTCACCGGGATTCGTACTGTCGATTCGGCGCCGGCCGAAGAGGGCGAGGTGGAAGGTGCCGTTGATCTCACGGCCCGAGGACGCCGACTGCTTGGTCTTCGACTGGGACGGCACGCTGGTGGACAGCACGTCCGCGAACTACCGGGCGCTGGCCGGAACGCTCGCCGGCTACGGCATCACGCTGGACGAAGACTGGTACCGCGCCAGGACCGGCATGTCGTCCGACGAGATGATCGACGTGCTCTCCGCCGGGTCCCTGGACGCCGTCGCCGTCAGCGCGGAGCGGGACGCCCTGTTCCTGCAGACGCCGGGGGCGGTACGGGAACTGTCGGTCGTCGTCGACATCGCCCGGGCCCACGCCGGACGGATACCGCTGGCGGTCGCCTCCGGCGGCTCCGGGCCGGTGATCCGGGCGACGATGCGCACGCTCGGCCTCGACGGACTGTTCGACACGGTGGTGACCAGGGAGGACGTCCGCGCGGGCAAGCCGGAGCCGGACATCTTCCGGCTCGCGGCGGAGCGGGTCGGGGTGCCGCCGGAGCGCTGCCTGGTCTACGAGGACAGCGACGAAGGACTCCTCGCGGCCGCACGCGCCGGGATGAGCGCGATCGACGTCCGGCCGTGGCGATACCACCCGCCCCGCACCTCACCACCGCACTCCGAAGCGTCGCCCGACGTGGACACTGCCTCTCGGAAGGACCGAGCCTCATGAGCGCGCACCGCCTGTACGACGTCACGCCCCCGGCTCGCGACCCGCAGCTGCTGGAGCAGGTGATCGGCGCGGAGCGGTTCGCGGCGTTCGTCGCGGCCGGACGGGAGACCGCCGCGCGCTTCGACGGCCGGAAGATCATCAACATCAACTCGACCCCGGCCGGCGGCGGCGTCGCCGAGATGCTGGAGAGCCTGGTCTCCTACGCCCGGGGGCTCGGCATCGACGCCCAGTGGCACGTCATCGAGGGCGACGACCGGTTCTTCGAGATCACCAAGCGGATCCACAACCACATCTACGGCTTACCCGGGGACGACGGTCCGCTGGGCGAGGCCGAGCACGCCGACTACTTCGCCGTCCACCAGGGCGTGGCGGACCGGCTCGCGGAGATCGTCGGCCCGGACGACATCGTCGTGGTGCACGACCCGCAGCCCGCCGGGCTGGTGCCGCTCGCCAAACAGCTCGGCGTCCCGGTGCTCTGGCGCTGCCACATCGGCGTCGACGTCAGCACCCCGCACGACGTGGAAGGGTGGGAGTTCATCCGGCGGTACGCCGAGCCTGCCGACACCTACCTGCTGACCCGGGTGGGGTACGCACCGGAGTGGATGGATCGGAGCCGGCTGCGGACGGTGCGGTCGTCGATCGACCCGATGGCGCCGAAGAACCGGCCGCTCGAGCCGGCGTTCGTCCGGGACGTGCTGGTGCACTACGGGCTGATCGCCGGCGAGCAACCCGGTCCGCTGGCCTACCCCCGGAAGGACGGCTCGACCGGCTGGGTCACCCGGCGAGCCGACATCCTGCGAGCCGGACCGCCCGCACCGGCGGACGCTCCGCTCGTCGTCCAGATCTCCCGATGGGACCGGATGAAGGACATGCCCGGTGTCGCGCGGGCCTTCGCCGACCACCTCCTCGACACCGACGCACACCTGGCGCTCGTCGGGCCGGCGATCAGCGGATACGCCGACGACCCGGAGGGCGCCGAGCAGATGCTGGAGGCGATGAGCGCGTGGCGCGCGCTGCCCGGCTCGGCGCGGGAACGGATCCACCTGGCGTGCATCCCGATGACCGACCTGGAGGAGAACGCGCTGGTGATCAACGCGCTGCAGCGCCACGCGGCGGTGGTCACCCAGAAGAGCATCTCGGAGGGGTTCGGGCTCACGGTCGTCGAGGCGATGCTCAAGGGAACGCCGGTGGTGGGCAGCACGGTCGGCGGGTTGCTGGAGCAGATCGTGGACGCCGAGTCCGGGCTGCTCGTGGAGGCGACCGACCTACCAGGGTTCGCCGACGCGCTGCGGCGCTTGCTCACCGACAGCGACTACGCCGAGAAGATCGGCGCGGCGGGCCGCGAACGGGCGTTGGACCTCTTCACGGCCGATCGCCACCTGGCCCGCTACGGCAAGCTCATCGCCGAAACGCTGGCCCGCGTCTGACCCGCACGGGATTCTCGATCGGCCTGTGGACAACCCGTGGGCCACGTCCGCTTAGCTGGACGATGGGCGGCACCGAATCACTCCGGTTGCCGAGAGCGAGGTGCCGCCCCGATGAACATGCCGAAGCGCGCACGCAGACTGGCCGAACGGGAGCGCCGGGCGGAACGCCACGCCGCTCTTGTCGTCGAGCGAACGGGCGATCCCAACGAGGCACTGACCGCGGCCGCCGAGAGGTCTGGGGACGAGTACCTCATCGCTCTCGTGCGCGCGGCGGTGGAGGTCGGATACTTCGTCACCGAGGAGAACGAGCGCCTCTACTCGGTTCAGGAGGTCGAGGATTACGAGGCTGCGCTCTCCCGGCACTTGGACCAGGCACCCTGCGACCCCTGTGCGGAGTACTGCGCGGAGGCCACCGAGCAGCTGTACGAGATCATCTCCGCCTTGGTCGCCGGAACCGCCGGGGCCACGGCGGCGCGCTCCATCCTCGAACTCCCCGAACGCGTCTCCGAGGAGGCGGACGACGAAGCGGGTGCGGCCGCCTACACGGCTGTCCTGAGGTGCGCCCTAGTTCTGCTGTTCGCCGCCCGACGAGCCGGTATCGACGAGGTCGATCTGCGCGACGCCACCGCATGGGTCGACGGCGCTCTCGGCCGCGAGTACGCCCGGCTGGCTGCCGTGGTGGCGATCCCGGTGTGCAGCGTGAAAGACCCTGTTGCGCAGCAGGAGCTCTACGGCAAATCCGGTGAGCTGACCGTGGGAGACCTGCTCGACACGCTCGGGGACGAAGTCGTTCCCGCGATGATCTGGCTGGCCGCCGGTCTCGTGGCCACGGTGGGAGATCGGTACGTGCACTGGCTCCGGCAGGTCGTCCTCGAGTCCTTGGAGGACGACGACTCCTAAGCCGCGGGGAGGATCAGGCGGGGGAGGCCGTGGGGACGGGAACGCGGCTGCCACTCGCGGGGGTAACCCAGCGACACCTCCTCGAACGGCACCCCGTCGACGACGTCTCGCAGCGGGATGTGCAGGTGCCCGTAGACCGCCACGGCGGCCCGGTATCGCAGGTGCCAGTCCGCTGTGAGCGTCGTCCCGCACCACTGGGCAAACTCGGGGTAGCGCAGGCGCTTGGTCGGCGTCGGGTGCAGCGGCCAGTGCGAGATGAGCACGGTCTGCTGGTCCGACGGCAGCTCGGCGTCGAGCCGGGCCTGGGTGTGCTCCACCCGGGCCCGGCACCAGTCGGCCCTCGTGGGGTACGGATCGGGGTGCAGCAGAGCCTCGTCAGTGGCCACGACCCCGGCGTCGTAGGCCTGCGCCAGCGCCTGCTCGGCGGTGAGTCCCTCAGCGCGGAACGAGTAGTCGTAGAGCGTGAACAGTGGCGCGATCGTCACTGGCTCCGCGCCGCCGTCGAATACCGGGTAGGGATCCTCCGGCGTGGTCACTCCGAGCGCGCGGCACGCCTCGACCAGCGTCCGATACTTCGTCTCGCCGCGGGGTGCGCCCGGATCTTTCGGGGACGACCAGAGTTCGTGGTTGCCCGGTACCCAAATCACCTTCGCGAACGAGAGCGTCAGGACCTTCAGCGTCCAGGCGACGTGGTCGAGCCGCTCGGCGACGTCTCCCGCGACGATCAGCCAGTCGTCCTCGGCGCGCGGACGCAGCGACCGGACGACGTCCCGATTCTCCTTGTAGCCGACGTGCAGGTCACTGACCGCCAGGAGGTTGCCCACCCACCCATCCTGCCTCGGGACACGCGGCTGTGCCGGGCCTCGTGGAGTGGAGGCCCGGCACCGGGAGCGGTGCCGTATCGGTCAGAAGGGCGGAGGCTCGTCCGGGTCGGCTGCGGAGGCTGCGGGGGCGCGCGTCCCGGCGGGTGCAGGTCGCGGGATCAACGGAGTGGACCAATCGGTCGGTTCACGGCCCGGGTAGAAGCCGGTGTCGTGGACGGGCGCGTCCACCGTGTAGCTGTGGCCGGCAGGGCTGGTCCAGGTGCACGATCCGGTAACCGGGTCGTGGACGAGGTCCCAGCCGGCTTCGTCTTTGGCGCGGTGATGGCGTCGACAGAGCGGCACGAGGTTGGTGGCGCTAGTAGGGCCGCCGTCGACGCGCCGGACGTTGTGGTCGAGGTCGCAGCGGTAGGACGGCTGCGAGCAGCCGGGGAACATGCAGGTCGGGTGCGCCGCGCGGACGAGGTCGGCCCGAGAAGAATGGTGGATAGCCGCGACGACCGGCGCCCAGCTGCTAGACGACGATCGCCCGCGGCGTGTGGGACGTGCATACCCTCTCGATCACGGTCGAGTGCAGCGCGCATTCACTAGAGTCGCCACGTGATCGCTCCCCCGCCCGCGACGCTCGTGCGGCGGAGCCGCATCACCGCGGTGGTGTGCGCCGCGGTAGGGGTGACCACCGCGTTCTGGGCGGCGAGGCGAGGCTGGGATCCCCCGGCGACGCTGATCGCTCACGCCCTACCGGTCGTGCTCGCGGCCGCGCACCAGGCCGCGTTCCGGCGGCTCCGGTGGCGGTCCCGGACCCTGCCGAAGGCGTTCCTTCTGCGTACCCACGACGGGACGCCGGTGCTCGCGACGCCCCGCCCGCAGGCACCGCACGGCGCAGGGCTGATCCTGTGCATCAGCCTGGTTGGCGCCCGCATCGGCAACACCTGGCCGAATCCGGCGATGGACGCGGCGGGGCTGGCGGTCGCGGTGTTCCTCGTCGTGCGATGGGCGGGGCCCGCGTTTCTTCGGCCGTACCTTGAATTGGACGCGGACGGTCTGCGCGTCGGTGTCTTCCGGCCGCGGCTGATTCCCTGGGACGCGATCGGGCCGGACAGTCCCGCGGACCCCGCCCCCGGCGCTCGGGACCTGCCCCTTCCGGTAACCCCCTCGGCCCCCGAGGATCCCGAGGCCCCCGGACGAATCGAGGATCCCAAGGGATCCCAGAACCCCGAACGAACCCAGCACTCTGAACGAACCCAGAACCCCGAACGAACCGACGACCCTGCGAGCACCGACGCCTGGGACTGGGTCTGGATCGACCTGCGAGCCGTCGCCACCGACCACACTCTGGTCGCCGCGGCGATCCGGTACTACCGCGCGAACCCGGACGCGCGCGCCGGCATCGGTACCGAAGCCGGCCACGCCCAGCTGCTCACGAGCCGCTGACCACGATCACTTCCAGCGTCCGCGGGCCGTGCACGCCCTCGACCCGGTTGAGCTCGATATCGCTGGTGGCCGACGGACCGCTGATCCAGGTCTGCGGACGGGTGGCGTCCAGGCGCCGCACAGCGGCGGGGACGGCGTCGACGACCTGGTCCGCGGCGACCACGCACAGGTGGTAGTCCGGCACCAGCGACAGCGCCCGCCGCCCCTGGCCGGGTCCGGCGTCCAGCACGATCGTGCCGGTCGCGACGATCGCCACCGCGCCCCCGGTGATCACCCCGTCGGTGGCATCCAGATCCCGCGACCCGAGAGCCGGGGAGTCCGCAACGAACTCGACGGATGCCGTCGGCACGTCGCGAATCCACTCCTCCGGCAAGCCCGAGGGAACCACCAGCCGCCGCACGCCGCGATCGGCCAGTGCCGCCGCGACCGTGGCCGCCAGTCCGGCCGGGTCGGTGCGGCGAACCGTCGCCTTGTAGTCCTCCAGCCGCTCGACCAGCAGGTCGAGGTCGACCTCGGCGGACGCCACCCCGCCCGCGCCGTGGTACTCGCGGGGCACCGGGCCGACGCCCCGGCCCGGGTGCTCGTCCACCGCGGCCCGCAGCCGGGCGAAGATCTCGTCCTTGGCGCTGGTCACGACGGCTCCCCCGTGGTCAGCTCCGGATCCGGCGGTGGGCTCGGCGTCGTGGTGGGTGGCCCGGCCCGGCGGGACTTCTTCCACCAGGCGCGGAAGCTCTGCTTCGGGACCACAGGCGCGTCCCGGGCCGACGTCCAGCCGCCGATCACCGGACCGGGCAACGCTCCGATGCGACCACGCTTGCCGCCGAGCGGCGCCGAGCCGGCCCATCCCGCCTTCTGCGCGGCGGCCAGACGCGAAGGCTTCTCGAACACCCAGCCGAGCGCCTTCATCGCCAGCTGCTCGGCGGTCGGCACCTTCTTCTCCCGCTTGGCGTCGACCGCGGCGGCGCGCAGGTGGACGAGCACCTCCGGGATGTCGATCCGGACCGGGCACGCCTCGAAACACGCCCCGCAGAGCGTCGACGCGTAGGGCAAGGTCGTGTTCACGTCCGCGTGCGCGCCGAATCCGGTGAGCATCGGCGACAGGATCGCGCCGATCGGCCCCGGGTACACCGAGCCGTACGCGTGCCCGCCGACCCGCTCGTACACCGGGCACACGTTCAGGCACGCCGAGCACCGGATGCAGCGCAGCGCCTGGCGTCCGATCTCGTCCGCGAGCACCCGCGTCCGGCCGTTGTCGATGAGCACGACGTGCACGTCCGACGGGCCGTCGCCCTCGGTGACACCGGTCCAGAACGAGGTGTACGGGTTCATCCGCTCCCCCGTCGACGACCGGGGCAGCAGCTGCAGGAACACCTCGAGGTCCTGCCAGGTCGGCAGCAGCTTCTCGATACCGACCACGGAGATCAGCGTCTTCGGCAGCGTCAGGCACATCCGGCCGTTGCCCTCGGACTCGACGACGCAGAGCGTGCCGGTGTCCGCGATCGCGAAGTTCGCGCCGGAGATCGCCACGGTCGCGTCGAGGAACTGCTCGCGCAGGTAGGTGCGGGCAGCCCCGGCGAGGTCGGCGGGGCGGTCGGAGAGGCTCGGGTCGACGCCCGGGATCTCCCGCTTGAAGATCTCCCGGATCTCCGCCCGGTTCCGGTGGATCGCCGGCACCAGGATGTGCGACGGCTGGTCGTGGCCCAGTTGGACGATGAGCTCGGCGAGGTCGGTCTCGCGAGCGGTGATTCCGGCGGCCTCCAGGACCTCGTTGAGCTCGATCTCCTGGGTGGCCATCGACTTGACCTTGAGCACGTGCTTCGCGCCGGCGTCCTGCACCAGGCCGGTGACGATCCGCCCGGCCTCGTCCGCGTCCCGGGCCCAGTGGACCACCCCGCCCGCAGCGGTGAACGCCGCCTCGAACTGATCGAGCAGCGCAGGCAGGTCGTACAGAACCTGATCCTTGATCGCCGCACCGGCCAGCCGCAGCTGCTCCCAGTCGTCGAGCTCACCGACGACCGCGGCGCGCTTGCCGCGGATCGTGCCGGTGGCCTTCCGCAGGTTGGCGCGCTGCTGGTCGTTGCTGAGCGCCTTGCGTGCCTCGCCGGGGAACGGTCGCCCGTGCAGGTGCCCCTGGCCGACGGGAGGCATCCCGAGGAAGGTACTCATGAGTGCACTCCGTACGGATCGTCCTCGGTGGACGCGAGGATCTCGGCCAGATGCAGGGTGCCGACGCCGGTCCGCAGCCGGGACAGCCCGCCGCCGATGTGCATCAGGCAGGAGTTGTCACCGGCCGTGCAGACCTCGGCCCCGGTATCCAGGACGTGCCGGACCTTGTCGGCGAGCATCGCGGTCGACGTCTCGGCGTTCTTCACCGCGAACGTGCCGCCGAACCCGCAGCACTCCTCGGCGCCGCTCAGCTCGAGCAGCTCCAGGCCGCGTACGTTGCGCAGCAACCGCAGCGGCTTGTCGTCGACGTGCAGCATCCGCAGCGAGTGGCAGGTCGGGTGGTACGTGACGCGGTGCGGGAAGTACGCCCCGACGTCCTCGACCTTCGCGACGTCGATCAGGAACTCACTGAGCTCGTACACCCGCGGCCCGACGCTGCTCAGCGACGGATCGCCGGCCACCTCGGCGAGCCGCGGATAGAAGTGCCGCACCATCCCGGCGCACGACCCCGACGGCGCGACCACCGCGTCGTACTCGCCGAACACGTCGACGAAGTTCCGCGCCAGCGGGATCGCTTCCCGCTGATAACCGGTGTTGAAGTGCATCTGGCCGCAGCAGGTCTGAGCCAGCGGGAACTCCACCGTGTGCCCCAACCGCTCCAGCAGCCGGACCACCGCCTTGCCGGTCTCCGGGAAGACGGTGTCGTTGAAGCACGTCAGGAACAGGGCAACACGCATCGTGATACCAGCTCACACCTTCGCAGCGGTCGACGCCAGTCGACTGGCCAGACTGTCCCAGTCGATACCGGGTCGCGGTTCGTAGCACACCGTCGCCTGGGTGGCGGCGAGCAGACGCCGGGCGTCCGCCAGGTCGGCGACCAGCCCGGCGGCACGGGCCTGGACCAGCAGGTTGCCCAGCGCGGTCGCCTCGACCGGGCCGGCCACCACCGGCAGGCCGGTCGCGTCGGCGGTCAGCTGGCACAGCAGCGCGTTCCGCGCGCCGCCGCCGACCGCGTGGACGACGTCGACCGCGTGATCGGCCAGCGCCATGGCCTCCCGGATCGTGCGGCGGAACGCCAGCGCCAGGCTGTCCAGGATGCAGCGGACGATCTCGTCCGGCGCGGACGGCACCGGCTGGCCGGTCTCCCGGGCGTACGCGGCGATCCGGGACGGCATGTCGCCGGGCGGCAGGAAGCGGGCGTCGTCCACCTCGATGACGGTCCGGCCGGCCGGTACTCCGGCGGCGTCGGCGAGCAACGTCGGGAGGTCGGCGGGCCGGCCCTCGCGCTCCCACCAGCGCACCGACTCCTGCAGCAGCCAGAGCCCCATCACGTTCCGCAGGTAGCGGACCGTTCCGTCGATCCCGGCCTCGTTGGTGAAGTTGGCTTCCCGGCTGGCCTCGCTCAGCACCGGACGGTCGAGTTCCAGCCCGGCCAGCCCCCAGGTACCGCAGGAGATGTACGCGAACCGGTCGCCGACCGCCGGGACACCGATCACCGCCGACGCGGTGTCGTGCGACGCCACCGCGACGACCGGAGCATCGAAGCCGACCTCGGCCGCGACGTCCGCCCGGAACCGCCCGAGCAAGTCCCCGGGCTGGCGCAGCGACGGCAGCAGCTCCGGCCGGAGGCCCAACGACGAGGCCAGGTCGACGTCCCAGGTCCGGTCGTGGACGTCGAGCAGCTGGGTGGTCGACGCGTTGGTGACCTCCGCGCCGATCGCACCGGTGAGCCAGTAGCCGATCAGGTCCGGCACCAGCAGCAGGCGGTCGGCCGTCCGGTACGCCGCCGTGTCCCGTGCGGCGACCAGCTGGTAGATCGTGTTGAACGGCAAGATCTGCAGGCCGGTGCGCTGGTAGAGCGCGTCGGCACCGAGTTGGCCGTTGATCGTCTCGGCCACGCCGTCGGTACGGCCGTCCCGGTAGTGCACCGGAGCCGACAGCAACGCGCCGTCGGCGTCCAGCAGGCCGTAGTCGACAGCCCAGGAGTCGACGCCGACGCTGACCGGCGTGCCGTGGTCGCGGCCGAGGAACCGCAGGCCGCGCAGGATCTCGGTGTAGAGCCCGGCGATGTTCCAATGCAGTGTCCCGGCCAGGCGCACCGGCTCGTTGACGAACCGGTGCGC includes:
- a CDS encoding GMC family oxidoreductase, which encodes MRVDRAEAEYDYVVVGAGLAGCVVAARLAEDARVLVLEAGPWVEDDRITRPSGWPWLLDSDYDWRYRTEPQRHLGGRVLSWPRGRLVGGSGAINALVWIRGAASDFEAWARYGGPSWGADAMGERFRALAASGRVSVEPQHRPHPYALAFVEAATAAGFPANPDFNVGSQEGIGLYRITRRGPSRHHTVEGYLRPALAGGNLTVVPDSPVERIVVESGWAVGVVSGGRTYRAAREIVLTAGTVASPQLLLLSGIGPAAQLRSCGVTPLYDLPGVGANLHDHVQVSVSYRTRETVPLARESNLGEAGGFVASRPGLPAPDIQLSFAPMENLNHADALGGGFTIGPAVTRPRSRGTLTLRSPAPGDPPRLDPNYLADPDDVETLIEGVRIARAIAGTKPLADLRVDGAADRSPEPSRRELEAFVRAGAETQFHPVGTCRFGTDDDAVVDPELRVRGVEGLRVADASVIPEMITGNIQAATIVVAERAAELLIGGRS
- a CDS encoding SDR family NAD(P)-dependent oxidoreductase; translated protein: MSAPVPGLDGRVVLVTGGSTGIGQGAAEVFAAAGMRVVIAARDAERGEAAAAAIRDAGGEARFHRADITDGNDVRALVEATVAGYGSLDFAFNNAGAAHGGGVADLTEEAFDATFAVNSRGLWLCLKYEIAQMRKQGHGGIVNNTSVHGFRAVFGGVAAYIASKHAAVALTRVAAMEEAAHGIRVNGVAPGPIETAMLAESERTVGGATAWKALIPAGRVGRVDEVAGVALWLFSSAASYVNGQVVAVDGGFLAS
- a CDS encoding sedoheptulose 7-phosphate cyclase, which codes for MDRSDPSDTQLVLVDTTIDRLYGDRLRAYLEYHRVPYHLVSLPSAEEQKTIDLVLSVASAMNEAKAFRVRNPPIAIGGGVMLDIVGLAASLYRRGIPYIRVPTTLLGLVDVSVAAKTGVNFEGFRNRLGSYSPPLRTLIDRSFLATLPTRQLRNGMGEIFKMALIKDARLFGLLERYGAELIEGKFQDAAPPGGTAASGGPPLWTGANPADEVIGRAIQGMVEELQPNLWEKQLERSVDYGHSFSPLLEMRALPDLYHGEAVTLDCVFSAFLAAHRGLLRSDEVHRVVACARSLGLPVWHPLFCDADALGEALADTVRHRNGDQNLPVMAGIGSARFLNDVTPAELDAAAAAMAELAPVGAR
- a CDS encoding HAD family phosphatase codes for the protein MPLISRPEDADCLVFDWDGTLVDSTSANYRALAGTLAGYGITLDEDWYRARTGMSSDEMIDVLSAGSLDAVAVSAERDALFLQTPGAVRELSVVVDIARAHAGRIPLAVASGGSGPVIRATMRTLGLDGLFDTVVTREDVRAGKPEPDIFRLAAERVGVPPERCLVYEDSDEGLLAAARAGMSAIDVRPWRYHPPRTSPPHSEASPDVDTASRKDRAS
- a CDS encoding glycosyltransferase; translation: MSAHRLYDVTPPARDPQLLEQVIGAERFAAFVAAGRETAARFDGRKIININSTPAGGGVAEMLESLVSYARGLGIDAQWHVIEGDDRFFEITKRIHNHIYGLPGDDGPLGEAEHADYFAVHQGVADRLAEIVGPDDIVVVHDPQPAGLVPLAKQLGVPVLWRCHIGVDVSTPHDVEGWEFIRRYAEPADTYLLTRVGYAPEWMDRSRLRTVRSSIDPMAPKNRPLEPAFVRDVLVHYGLIAGEQPGPLAYPRKDGSTGWVTRRADILRAGPPAPADAPLVVQISRWDRMKDMPGVARAFADHLLDTDAHLALVGPAISGYADDPEGAEQMLEAMSAWRALPGSARERIHLACIPMTDLEENALVINALQRHAAVVTQKSISEGFGLTVVEAMLKGTPVVGSTVGGLLEQIVDAESGLLVEATDLPGFADALRRLLTDSDYAEKIGAAGRERALDLFTADRHLARYGKLIAETLARV
- a CDS encoding metallophosphoesterase; amino-acid sequence: MGNLLAVSDLHVGYKENRDVVRSLRPRAEDDWLIVAGDVAERLDHVAWTLKVLTLSFAKVIWVPGNHELWSSPKDPGAPRGETKYRTLVEACRALGVTTPEDPYPVFDGGAEPVTIAPLFTLYDYSFRAEGLTAEQALAQAYDAGVVATDEALLHPDPYPTRADWCRARVEHTQARLDAELPSDQQTVLISHWPLHPTPTKRLRYPEFAQWCGTTLTADWHLRYRAAVAVYGHLHIPLRDVVDGVPFEEVSLGYPREWQPRSRPHGLPRLILPAA
- a CDS encoding HNH endonuclease signature motif containing protein, yielding MFPGCSQPSYRCDLDHNVRRVDGGPTSATNLVPLCRRHHRAKDEAGWDLVHDPVTGSCTWTSPAGHSYTVDAPVHDTGFYPGREPTDWSTPLIPRPAPAGTRAPAASAADPDEPPPF
- a CDS encoding LutC/YkgG family protein translates to MTSAKDEIFARLRAAVDEHPGRGVGPVPREYHGAGGVASAEVDLDLLVERLEDYKATVRRTDPAGLAATVAAALADRGVRRLVVPSGLPEEWIRDVPTASVEFVADSPALGSRDLDATDGVITGGAVAIVATGTIVLDAGPGQGRRALSLVPDYHLCVVAADQVVDAVPAAVRRLDATRPQTWISGPSATSDIELNRVEGVHGPRTLEVIVVSGS